TCCTTACGCCGGGCCCTCCCGGCCACCACCACCGTACTCCTATTTGCCTCCTCAGTCGGCCCCATCAGGAGTCGACCCTGAGGAGTTTTACGCAACACGGGATACGCATACATGATCTAAAAGGAGAGCAGCATAAGCACAATGTGACTGGTAGAAATATCATTTGAAATATTGCACGATCATTACTCTGGATTTTTATGTCAATTTTTACAATCAGTATTTAAAGAACTTACAAATGAGCAGCTGcatttatttaccatttactgaTGCTATAAAGCATCACCAGGTATCAAATATTGTACTATACTGCAAATAAAGTGCATTGTTTTAGGtgggaattaaaaaaatttttttttataataaacttttttgcaataaatgtattaaagacaaaaataagactTGTTGGTGTTGCAGTAAcaatattatatttaaaaccGCGCTATTTTAGGCGAGAATtaagtaaaattaattaaattgggatattaataataattctatcaaAAATTAATCAACACTTGTTAATATAATCGTGTTACTTGTTCGTATAATGTTGTTGCTATAATACCAAGTgtaatttctatttattttcttggCGGGAGGTAGACAAAAATCAAAGGAGCCCGCATTTATGATCATTCATAAAGTGATGATCATAACTGTAATCTGAATAACGCTAAGCGGGGCGGCCGGCGCGCACAACCTCCGCGAAGCGCGCATTattacagcagcagcacagcgaGATCAAGTGTGATCAAGATGCAAACTTGATCACAttcatgtaaaatattattattactgtatgAAAAAAGCGTGACGGTCGCTGTACAAGCTAGCGACAGACACAACGGCTAAAACCGAGACGGTAACAGAAAGAGTTCGTATCAATCTGCCGTCTTTGCAGCATGCTCGGTATTTGTAATAAACAAAGAGAgaatattcatatatattttaaacttacCGCTCGCCAAAGTAGTCCAGACAGTTGTCAACGTAAAGATGACTGCGGAGCGTCTTCCTCCGAGCGCTTATGAGGGATCCGGGTGCTGGAAGGCGATTGGTCAAATGTAAGCCCACCAGCGGGGCAGGTGATTGGCCGAGCGCCGGCAGAGGGCGCGCAGCGATTGGCTGGAGTGGGCTTACTTTGCTCGTAGATCGGGAGACAGCAGGACGTAGGAGGAAGGAAGCGGTGGCGCCACACTGACCTCTGCTGGCTGCTTTGAGCTCTGCTCACTCAGCTCCTTGATGACTTTGTCTTTCTCTGCTTGGCTGGacagcagcttctgcagctgcacctccaggGCAGCAACCAGGGCGTCCCTCTCCTTCCTCCAGCTCTCCATGGCCGCCTCCTTCTCCAGCAGCTTGGACTCCTGAGGAGGCAGGAGCAAACGGGTTACTGTTGGGCCCCTCGGCTGTTGGGCCAGCTCCTGGTCTCCTGCTCCTCTTACTAAGAGGCTCTGCTGGCGGCAGTAGCGCTCTCGGTCTTCTGCAAACTTCCTCATTTCCTGGTTCCTCTTGTCTTCTGCCTCTTTGGCTTGACCAATCAGAGACAGCTTCTCCTCCTGCCACCTCCTGCGTTCAGCCTGGCTCTTCTCTGTCAGGAtctgcaggaaaacatcttcaGTTTCATGATTTGACTGAACTGATCTGGTCCACATCAGAAAACATCTGGTTCTACCTTTAAGCTCTCCTGAGCTCGTGAAGCTTCATCCTTGGCCAGGTCCAGGTCCTCTGAGGGCCCGCCGGctccctggttctgctgcagcacctTCTCCTTCAGCCTGTTTACCTCTGGAACCACACAGAACCGCTTTAACTCCTCA
This sequence is a window from Fundulus heteroclitus isolate FHET01 unplaced genomic scaffold, MU-UCD_Fhet_4.1 scaffold_238, whole genome shotgun sequence. Protein-coding genes within it:
- the LOC118559137 gene encoding kinesin-like protein KIF20B; this translates as MEDMRLALTEQEETQEQMEQVLEEKMGLLQELSAEVNRLKEKVLQQNQGAGGPSEDLDLAKDEASRAQESLKILTEKSQAERRRWQEEKLSLIGQAKEAEDKRNQEMRKFAEDRERYCRQQSLLESKLLEKEAAMESWRKERDALVAALEVQLQKLLSSQAEKDKVIKELSEQSSKQPAEVSVAPPLPSSYVLLSPDLRANTRIPHKRSEEDAPQSSLR